The nucleotide sequence GGCAAAGCTCCCAGGAAGCAGCTGGCCACCAAGGCTGCTCGTAAGAGCGCCCCGGCCACCGGCGGAGTGAAGAGGCCTCACCGTTACAGGCCCGGTACCGTGGCTCTCCGTGAGATCCGTCGTTACCAGAAATCCACCGAGCTGCTGATCCGCAAGCTGCCCTTCCAGCGCCTGGTCCGTGAAATCGCTCAGGATTTCAAGACCGACCTGCGCTTCCAGAGCTCCGCTGTCATGGCTCTGCAGGAGGCCAGCGAGGCTTACCTGGTCGGCCTCTTCGAGGACACCAACCTGTGCGC is from Plectropomus leopardus isolate mb unplaced genomic scaffold, YSFRI_Pleo_2.0 unplaced_scaffold6600, whole genome shotgun sequence and encodes:
- the LOC121939902 gene encoding histone H3-like; this translates as KAPRKQLATKAARKSAPATGGVKRPHRYRPGTVALREIRRYQKSTELLIRKLPFQRLVREIAQDFKTDLRFQSSAVMALQEASEAYLVGLFEDTNLCAIHAKRVTIMPKDIQLARRIRGERA